In one Streptomyces sp. T12 genomic region, the following are encoded:
- a CDS encoding VWA domain-containing protein, which produces MSAGTPEEPATTPPDQDPALERWRLILGSPAERCTGPLHGSAAARDAALDWLYGRDEDLRRRGVRRGGSADTREGGSGPSPITAVDWLDDIHRLFPKETVERLERDAVEQYGIHEIVTDPDVLARVEPSQTLLRAVLRSKHLMNPQVLAAARRIVETVVRQLMERLRPEVRRAFTGSRSRRPSRLPLARDFDFRTTIRANLAHYEPGERRVLIQRPHFHSRTRRHLEQWQLVLLVDQSGSMAGSVIHSAVTAACLWSLPGLKTHLVAFDTQVVDLTSEVTDPVELLMGVQLGGGTDIARAVDYGASLVENPRRTIVALVSDFYEGGDPYRLVRTVRGLVEQGTTVLCLAALDEAADPVYDRELAGRLAQAGSPVGAMTPGRLAEFVAEKVGRGGQGGQGQ; this is translated from the coding sequence ATGAGCGCCGGGACGCCCGAAGAGCCCGCCACGACCCCGCCGGACCAGGACCCCGCGCTGGAACGCTGGCGCCTGATCCTCGGCTCCCCCGCCGAGCGCTGCACCGGCCCGCTGCACGGTTCCGCCGCCGCCCGCGACGCCGCGCTCGACTGGCTCTACGGCCGTGACGAGGACCTGCGCCGCCGCGGTGTGCGCCGAGGCGGGTCGGCCGACACCCGCGAAGGCGGCAGCGGCCCGTCCCCAATCACCGCGGTCGACTGGCTCGACGACATCCACCGGCTGTTCCCGAAGGAGACGGTGGAACGGCTGGAGCGGGACGCCGTCGAGCAGTACGGGATCCATGAGATCGTCACCGACCCGGACGTCCTCGCTCGCGTCGAACCCAGCCAGACCCTGCTGCGCGCCGTCCTGCGCAGCAAGCACCTGATGAACCCTCAAGTCCTCGCGGCGGCACGGCGGATCGTCGAGACCGTCGTACGGCAGCTGATGGAGCGCCTGCGCCCAGAGGTCCGCCGGGCCTTCACCGGCTCCCGCTCGCGCCGCCCGAGCCGTCTGCCCCTGGCCCGCGACTTCGACTTCCGGACCACCATCCGGGCCAACCTCGCCCACTACGAGCCCGGGGAACGCCGCGTCCTCATCCAGCGCCCGCACTTCCACTCGCGTACCCGCCGCCACCTGGAGCAGTGGCAACTCGTGCTGCTGGTCGACCAGTCGGGTTCCATGGCCGGCTCGGTGATCCACTCCGCCGTGACCGCCGCCTGCCTGTGGAGCCTGCCGGGTCTGAAGACCCACCTGGTCGCCTTCGACACGCAGGTCGTGGACCTGACCTCCGAGGTGACCGATCCGGTGGAGCTGCTGATGGGGGTTCAGCTCGGCGGCGGCACCGACATCGCCCGGGCCGTCGACTACGGCGCCTCGCTGGTCGAGAACCCGCGGCGTACGATCGTCGCCCTCGTCTCCGACTTCTACGAGGGCGGCGACCCGTACCGCCTGGTCCGCACCGTGCGCGGGCTGGTCGAGCAGGGGACGACGGTGCTCTGCCTGGCCGCCCTCGACGAGGCCGCCGATCCCGTCTACGACCGTGAACTGGCCGGGCGGCTGGCCCAGGCCGGCTCCCCGGTGGGTGCGATGACGCCGGGCCGGCTGGCCGAGTTCGTGGCCGAGAAGGTCGGCCGGGGAGGACAGGGAGGACAGGGACAGTGA
- a CDS encoding acyl-CoA carboxylase subunit epsilon, which yields MSAPAGAVAAELRVERGRASAEEIAALTAVLLARAAAQPDSAAAHCADSTAGWRRLERTPGFRAPHSWQENG from the coding sequence GTGAGCGCGCCGGCCGGCGCGGTCGCCGCCGAACTCCGCGTCGAGAGGGGCCGGGCGAGCGCCGAGGAGATCGCGGCCCTCACCGCGGTCCTCCTCGCCCGCGCCGCCGCCCAGCCCGACTCCGCCGCGGCGCACTGCGCCGACAGCACGGCGGGCTGGCGCCGCCTGGAACGCACACCGGGCTTCCGCGCACCGCACAGCTGGCAGGAGAACGGTTGA
- a CDS encoding DUF5682 family protein, whose protein sequence is MPGTSRAGDVPPPAPDSAASDSSAPDSAVFLGVRHHSPACARLVGRAIEALRPAYVLVEGPADMNDRLDELLLGHRLPVAVFSHYRDETRVATSWAPLCDYSPEWIALREGHASGAEVRFIDLPSWHPAFAERADRHTNRYADAEARYAQATRRLCAHFAVDSVDALWDGLFEVTAPDDGPDDLRARLDAYFDLVRGDAEADAGDRAREEYMASWVRAAVARAGQRPVLVVTGGFHQPALRALSYRSSGRGEGESDRPSAWPEVPTPPDGALGGSFLVPYSFRQLDAFAGYQSGMPSPGYYQQLWEGGPQAAAQGLLRSVAERLRTRRIPVSTADLIAARSLAQGLALMRGHPYESRVDVLDGLAGALISDDLEQPLPWSGRGTLGAGSHPVVVEMVAACAGDTEGRLHPDTPLPPLVHDVAGQLARLGLADADEPVTFDLTAEAGLARSRVLHRLRVLGIPGFTRVSGPADGADPVFTERWEPGPASGREAALIEAGAYGARLDEAASVVLGERARAAGTEAGPLAGLLFDAVLCGVGPLCDELLEALAAQVGQVPELGPLGEVLAAALGLWRHDRVFGVARGRLLGSVVAGAADRVFWLAEGLHGGPGVDFARLRALAAARDALLHAPELLSVTREAAAEAAARIGRDRRAPADLRGAALGLRWALGLADDPATAVQTLADTAAGALGDWLAGLFALAREEVTAGATAEGKPLIDVLDGIVSTMAEDDFLTGLPALRQAFAFFPPRERERIAEHLLQRRGKHGSARSLLRTTADPLLLARARALEENVARLLDRHGLGAVR, encoded by the coding sequence ATGCCGGGCACATCGAGGGCCGGTGACGTGCCGCCGCCCGCTCCCGACTCAGCCGCTTCCGACTCCTCCGCTCCCGACTCCGCCGTCTTCCTCGGCGTACGGCACCACTCGCCCGCGTGCGCCCGCCTGGTCGGGCGTGCGATCGAGGCCCTGCGGCCGGCGTACGTCCTCGTGGAGGGCCCGGCGGACATGAACGACCGGCTGGACGAGTTGTTGCTCGGGCACCGGTTGCCGGTCGCCGTGTTCAGCCATTACCGGGACGAGACGCGCGTCGCGACCTCGTGGGCCCCGCTGTGCGACTACTCCCCGGAGTGGATCGCCCTGCGTGAGGGCCACGCCTCGGGCGCCGAGGTCCGCTTCATCGATCTGCCGTCCTGGCACCCGGCCTTCGCGGAGCGCGCCGACCGGCACACCAACCGCTACGCCGACGCCGAGGCGAGGTACGCGCAGGCGACGCGACGGCTGTGCGCGCACTTCGCCGTGGACTCGGTGGACGCTTTGTGGGACGGGTTGTTCGAGGTCACCGCACCGGACGACGGCCCCGACGACCTGCGGGCACGCCTCGACGCCTACTTCGACCTGGTGCGCGGGGACGCGGAGGCGGATGCCGGGGACCGGGCGCGTGAGGAGTACATGGCGTCCTGGGTCCGCGCCGCGGTGGCCCGCGCCGGGCAGCGCCCCGTGCTGGTGGTGACCGGTGGCTTCCACCAACCGGCGCTGCGTGCGCTGTCGTACCGAAGCAGCGGCCGGGGCGAGGGCGAATCCGACCGTCCCTCCGCCTGGCCGGAGGTGCCCACCCCGCCCGACGGCGCGCTCGGCGGCAGCTTCCTGGTGCCGTATTCCTTCCGGCAGTTGGACGCCTTCGCCGGTTACCAGTCCGGCATGCCCTCGCCGGGCTACTACCAGCAGCTGTGGGAAGGCGGCCCGCAAGCCGCCGCGCAGGGCCTGCTGCGCTCCGTCGCCGAGCGGCTGCGCACCCGCAGGATCCCGGTGTCCACGGCCGACCTGATCGCCGCGCGTTCGCTGGCCCAGGGGCTCGCCCTGATGCGCGGGCACCCGTACGAGAGCAGGGTGGATGTCCTGGACGGCCTCGCCGGTGCGCTGATCAGCGACGATCTGGAGCAGCCGCTGCCGTGGAGCGGCCGGGGCACGCTCGGCGCGGGGAGCCATCCGGTGGTGGTGGAGATGGTGGCCGCCTGCGCCGGTGACACCGAGGGCCGACTGCACCCCGACACCCCGCTGCCCCCGCTGGTGCACGACGTGGCCGGACAACTCGCCCGCCTGGGCCTGGCCGACGCGGACGAACCGGTCACCTTCGACCTCACCGCCGAAGCCGGCCTGGCCCGCAGTCGGGTCCTGCACCGCCTGCGGGTGCTGGGCATCCCCGGCTTCACCCGGGTCTCGGGCCCGGCCGACGGCGCCGACCCGGTGTTCACCGAACGCTGGGAGCCCGGCCCAGCGAGCGGGCGCGAGGCGGCGCTCATCGAGGCGGGCGCGTACGGGGCGCGGTTGGACGAGGCGGCCTCGGTGGTGCTCGGGGAGCGGGCGCGGGCGGCGGGCACGGAGGCCGGGCCGCTCGCCGGGCTGCTCTTCGACGCGGTGCTGTGCGGTGTGGGCCCGCTCTGCGACGAACTGCTGGAGGCGCTCGCGGCCCAGGTGGGACAGGTCCCGGAACTCGGACCGCTCGGCGAGGTGTTGGCGGCGGCGCTGGGTCTGTGGCGCCACGACCGGGTCTTCGGCGTGGCGCGCGGACGGCTGCTGGGCAGCGTCGTCGCGGGCGCCGCCGACCGGGTCTTCTGGCTGGCGGAGGGGCTGCACGGCGGCCCCGGCGTGGACTTCGCGCGGTTGCGCGCACTGGCGGCGGCACGGGACGCGCTGCTGCACGCCCCGGAGTTGCTGTCGGTCACCCGGGAAGCCGCCGCCGAGGCCGCCGCCCGCATCGGCCGCGACCGGCGTGCCCCCGCCGACCTGCGCGGCGCCGCCCTCGGCCTGCGCTGGGCCCTGGGCCTTGCCGACGACCCGGCGACGGCCGTACAGACACTCGCCGACACCGCCGCGGGCGCCCTCGGGGACTGGCTCGCCGGCCTGTTCGCGCTGGCCCGCGAGGAGGTCACCGCCGGCGCCACGGCCGAGGGGAAACCCCTGATCGACGTACTGGACGGCATCGTCTCCACGATGGCGGAGGACGACTTCCTCACCGGCCTGCCCGCACTGCGCCAGGCCTTCGCCTTCTTCCCGCCCCGCGAACGCGAGCGCATCGCGGAGCACCTGCTGCAGCGGCGCGGCAAGCACGGTTCGGCGCGCTCGCTGCTGCGCACGACCGCCGACCCGTTGCTGCTGGCCCGCGCCAGAGCCCTGGAGGAGAACGTGGCCCGACTGCTCGACCGGCACGGCCTGGGGGCGGTGCGATGA